The DNA sequence CCTGGACGAAGCGCAGCGGCAGGCCCTCGGACTCGAACCAGAGGTCACCGGCCCAGTTGGACTCGTCCTCGGTGAGGCTGCGGCCGACGGCGTGTTCGAGCAGGTCGAGGCCGGCCGCGCGGTCGAGGTGGGAGAGGACGACCTCCTCGACGGCGGCGCCGGCGGACGGTTCGGGCACGTCCGGGGTGACGCCGAACAGGAAGGCGCACTCGGGGGTCGCGTCCAGCAGCTCGTCGAGGGCGGCACCGCCGGACTCCAGGTCGTCGATGACGACGACGGCACCGATCTCGCGGACGCTGTCGAGGAGTTCGTCGCGGTCCGGGCGGTGCAGCGGGGCGTTGTGGACGGCGTAGAAGAGGTCGTGGAGCAGGTCGTCGACGGAGCGGCCGTGGCCGTTCAGCCGGACGACGCCGTCGGGGGCGAGGTCCGCGCAGTCCTCGGCGACGACGTCGAGCAGCCGGGTGCGGCCGGAGCCGGCGGGGCCGGTGAGGCGTACGGAGCGGCCGCGGGCGAGCAGCCGGACCAGCTTCTCCCGCTCCTCCTGCCGGGCCAGCAGCGGCAGCGGGCGCTGCGCGGGTCCGGGCGGGACGGGCGGCCTGGCGGCCCGCTCCACCTCGGCGCGCTCGGCCTCGCCCATCTTGACCGGGCGCGGGGGCCGTTCGGCCGGCGGGCAGGGCTCGATCTCACTGCCGTCGACGGGGTTGACGGTCAGCAGGAAGTCGCCGGAGACGAGCTGCACCGTGCGGGCGAGCGCGGGCGCGTGCTGTCCGAATTCCGCGGAGAGGGATTCCCGGGGAGGGCGCTGGCGCGGCGCGGAGCCGGCCCCCGCCTCGAATGCGCTCGACCGGGAGGTGCCCCCACCGTCCTGGCCGTACTCCTCGGGTCCCGGGTTGATCGGGTCCATAGGTCCTAGCCCCCCAAAAGCGTCGTGTGGCTGAAGCCCCTCCCGGCCTTGCTGCACACCGCGCTGTCGCTTCTGGTCCGGGCCCGCTCGAGGGTTGCAAGGCAGCGGGCAGCCGAACCCTAAACCTTCGCTCAGTATCTACGACAGGCCGGGGTACCGCGCGGTCCGAGACGTCACAGTCTCGTGAGGATTGTGCGCGTCGCACGGTTCGCCGAGGTCGGTCCGGGTCGTGCCGGTCGTCCGTCGCGTACCCGTACGGCGTCACACGCGGGGCAGTGTGTCCACCCCGATGCCCCCCTCGATGGCCAGGATGCGGTGCAGCCTGGTGGCCACCAACAGGCGCTGCATCTGCGGCGGCACGTCGCGCAGCACCAGCCGCCGGCCGCACCGGCCGGCCCGTCGGTGGGCCCCCATGATCACGCCGAGTCCGGTGGCGTCCCAGGAGTCCAGTTCGGACAGGTCCAGCACCAGGTCGCCGACTCCGTCGTCGACGGCCGAGTGCAGGACCGTACGGGCGTCCGCCGCGCTGCGGACGTCGAGGCGGCCCCCGACGACCAGCTCGACGTGGTCGCCCCTGATGTGCATATGCGCTCCCCGTGCGTGCGTCTCGTGCTCCGCGTTCGTGAATGCCGGTGATGCAACCTCTGACTCCATGGCGGTGGCCGAGGTTGCTCCTTGTAAGCGAACCGATACCGAATTCACCCCGGCGTGTGATGCGCGCCGGGGTGGGAGCGGTCTCAGTGCTCGTAGAAGCCCTGCCCGCTCTTGCGGCCGATGTCACCGGCGTCAACCATCCGGCGCATCAGCTCGGGAGCCGCGAACTTCTCGTCCTGGGACTCGGTGTAGATGTTGCCCGTGGCGTGCAGCAGGATGTCCACGCCGGTCAGGTCGGCGGTGGCCAGCGGTCCCATCGCGTGGCCGAAGCCCAGCTTGCAGGCCAGGTCGATGTCCTCGGCGCTCGCCACGCCCGACTCGTACAGCTTGGCGGCCTCGACGACGAGGGCGCAGATGAGGCGGGTGGTGACGAAGCCGGCGACGTCGCGGTTGACGACGATGCAGGTCTTGCCGACCGACTCGGCGAACTCCCGCGCCCTGGCGAGGGTTTCATCGCTGGTCTTGTAGCCGCGGACCAGCTCGCACAGCTGCATCATGGGGACGGGCGAGAAGAAGTGGGTGCCGACGACCCGCTCCGGGCGCTCCGTCACGGCCGCGATCTTGGTGATCGGGATGGCGGAGGTGTTGGAGGCGAGGACGGCGTCCTCCCGCACGAGCTTGTCGAGCGCGCGGAAGATCTCGTGCTTGACCTCGAGCTTCTCGAACACCGCCTCGACCACGACGTCGGCGTCCGCGCAGGCGTCCAGGTCGGTGGTGGTGGTGATCCGGGCCAGGGCGGCGTCGGCGTCGTGCGCCTCCAGCTTCCCCTTGGCGACGAACTTGTCGTACGAGGCCTTGATGCCGTCGGTGCCGCGCGTGAGCGCCTCGTCGGTGACGTCACGCAGGACGACGTCCCAGCCCGCCTGAGCGGAGACCTGGGCGATACCGGATCCCATGAGACCGGCCCCGATGACGGCGAGCTTGCGTGCCACTGTACGACTCCCCTGATACGCGCTGTCTTGTTCTCCAGAAGCGGACATTAGCGTTCGCCGGGCGCCGTGTGACCGGTAAGTAACGCGCGTCACGTCTCACATGACGGACATCACACGGCGGAGGGTCATTCCGCGCCACGGACGGCGTACTTGAGCACCTTGGGGCTCAACAGACCCTCCATCTCGTCCAGCAGGACCAGGGTCTCGCGGGACACCTCGTTGCGGTCGCGGCCGGCGACCATGGCGCGTCCGATGGTGCCCATCACCGTCTGGTGGACCCAGTTGAGCTGACCGGCGATCAGGGTGGGCAGGGGGTCGTCGTCCGACGCGCCGGTCTCCTCGCGCAGGGTGCGCTCCAGGTTGTCCTGGACCTCCTGCTGGATGGCCCAGAGCCGGGAGCGCAGGGGCGGCGCGTCGTCGATGACCCGCATGAAGCGGTCGTACCCCTCCATCAGGCCGATCCGGGGGGACACCGCCTCGACCTCCTCGCGCAGTTCCCGCAGCACGGCCTCGGCCGCGGACTCCCCGGCGCCCCGTCCGCGCACCCAGCGCGAGAGCCGGTCGACGACGCCCTGGCTGCGGTCGAAGAAGAGGTCCTCCTTGGTCGGGAAGTAGTTGTAGACGGTGTTCACGGAGACGTCGGCGGCCTCCGCCACCTCGGCGACGGTCACCGTCACGAAGCCGTACTCCAGGAACAGTCCGGTGGCGATGTCCGAGATCCGCTGCCTGGTCTCGCGCTTCTTCCGCTCCCTGAGCCCCTCTGCCATGTCCCTCATCGTAGGTCGGCCGCATGATCGTTGGACTCCCGCAA is a window from the Streptomyces capillispiralis genome containing:
- a CDS encoding STAS domain-containing protein, whose translation is MHIRGDHVELVVGGRLDVRSAADARTVLHSAVDDGVGDLVLDLSELDSWDATGLGVIMGAHRRAGRCGRRLVLRDVPPQMQRLLVATRLHRILAIEGGIGVDTLPRV
- a CDS encoding 3-hydroxyacyl-CoA dehydrogenase family protein, which produces MARKLAVIGAGLMGSGIAQVSAQAGWDVVLRDVTDEALTRGTDGIKASYDKFVAKGKLEAHDADAALARITTTTDLDACADADVVVEAVFEKLEVKHEIFRALDKLVREDAVLASNTSAIPITKIAAVTERPERVVGTHFFSPVPMMQLCELVRGYKTSDETLARAREFAESVGKTCIVVNRDVAGFVTTRLICALVVEAAKLYESGVASAEDIDLACKLGFGHAMGPLATADLTGVDILLHATGNIYTESQDEKFAAPELMRRMVDAGDIGRKSGQGFYEH
- a CDS encoding TetR/AcrR family transcriptional regulator, which produces MAEGLRERKKRETRQRISDIATGLFLEYGFVTVTVAEVAEAADVSVNTVYNYFPTKEDLFFDRSQGVVDRLSRWVRGRGAGESAAEAVLRELREEVEAVSPRIGLMEGYDRFMRVIDDAPPLRSRLWAIQQEVQDNLERTLREETGASDDDPLPTLIAGQLNWVHQTVMGTIGRAMVAGRDRNEVSRETLVLLDEMEGLLSPKVLKYAVRGAE